The following are from one region of the Quadrisphaera setariae genome:
- a CDS encoding type II secretion system F family protein produces MATATTFDYRVRDRTGKIVKGRSEAASQAALVSKLRSQGFAPLDIKEAGTGLNREIRLPGSSRVSPKDVAIMARQFATMTESGLSLIRALSILSAQTRSKPLAEVLTQVRTDVEGGMTLSGAFAKHRRVFPPLMISMTRAGEAGGFLDRTLLSVAANLEAEIKLRAKIKSAMTYPVVVLVFAVLAVIAMLLFIVPIFAGMYEGFGAQLPLPTRILMAASDILKVGFPGFIVLGIGAGFLWRRYRHTDRVRDVVDPLKLRLPVFGPLFQKVAISRFSRNLGTMISSGVPILHSLQLVGETSGSVVIQRATEAVSEAVRQGDSMAAPLAQHRVFPPMLVQMLAVGEDTGATDQMLNKVADFYDTEVEATTDQLTSLIEPLMIVFVGAIVGGMVLCLYLPMFGIYDHIQ; encoded by the coding sequence ATGGCCACCGCCACCACCTTCGACTACCGCGTCCGCGACAGGACCGGGAAGATCGTCAAGGGGCGCTCAGAGGCGGCCAGCCAGGCCGCCCTCGTCTCCAAGCTGCGCTCCCAGGGCTTCGCCCCGCTCGACATCAAGGAGGCGGGGACCGGCCTCAACCGGGAGATCCGCCTCCCGGGCTCGTCGCGGGTGTCGCCCAAGGACGTCGCGATCATGGCGCGGCAGTTCGCCACCATGACGGAGTCGGGACTGTCGCTCATCCGGGCCCTGTCCATCCTCTCCGCCCAGACCCGCAGCAAGCCCCTCGCGGAGGTGCTCACCCAAGTCCGCACCGACGTCGAGGGCGGCATGACGCTGTCCGGTGCCTTCGCCAAGCACCGCAGGGTCTTCCCGCCTCTGATGATCTCCATGACGCGCGCCGGCGAGGCCGGGGGCTTCCTCGACCGGACGCTGCTGTCGGTGGCTGCCAACCTCGAGGCCGAGATCAAGCTCCGAGCGAAGATCAAGTCGGCGATGACCTACCCGGTCGTCGTCCTGGTCTTCGCGGTGCTGGCCGTCATCGCCATGCTGCTCTTCATCGTGCCGATCTTCGCGGGCATGTACGAGGGCTTCGGCGCCCAGCTACCGCTGCCCACGCGCATCCTGATGGCGGCCTCCGACATCCTCAAGGTCGGCTTCCCGGGGTTCATCGTGCTGGGGATCGGCGCGGGATTTCTGTGGCGGCGCTACCGGCACACCGACCGGGTGCGTGATGTCGTCGACCCCCTGAAGCTGCGCCTGCCAGTCTTCGGGCCGCTCTTCCAGAAGGTGGCCATCAGCCGCTTCAGCCGCAACCTCGGCACGATGATCAGCTCAGGCGTGCCCATCCTGCACTCGCTGCAGCTGGTGGGGGAGACCAGCGGCAGCGTGGTCATCCAGCGGGCGACCGAGGCGGTCTCCGAGGCCGTCCGGCAGGGCGACAGCATGGCCGCGCCACTGGCCCAGCACCGCGTGTTCCCGCCCATGCTCGTCCAGATGCTGGCCGTCGGCGAAGACACCGGAGCCACCGACCAGATGCTGAACAAGGTCGCTGACTTCTACGACACCGAGGTCGAGGCGACCACCGACCAGCTCACGTCGCTCATCGAGCCGCTGATGATCGTCTTCGTCGGCGCCATCGTCGGCGGGATGGTCCTGTGCCTCTACCTGCCCATGTTCGGGATCTACGACCACATCCAGTGA
- a CDS encoding prepilin-type N-terminal cleavage/methylation domain-containing protein — protein sequence MIARMQKAMKEKDGGFTLVELIVVVVIIGVLAAIAVPIFLNQASKARTNADLATVSNAQVAVAAYVADKGSNAVASPDAATLKEYGYPQSPSMTVTITPSTGAYNIALTAANSQANHACSASDTQKATC from the coding sequence ATGATCGCTCGCATGCAGAAGGCGATGAAGGAGAAGGACGGCGGCTTCACGCTCGTCGAGCTCATCGTCGTCGTCGTCATCATCGGTGTCCTGGCGGCCATCGCCGTCCCGATCTTCCTGAACCAGGCGTCCAAGGCGCGCACCAACGCCGACCTCGCCACCGTGTCGAACGCCCAGGTCGCCGTCGCCGCATACGTCGCCGACAAGGGCAGCAACGCCGTCGCGTCTCCCGACGCGGCAACGCTGAAGGAGTACGGCTACCCGCAGTCACCGAGCATGACTGTCACCATCACGCCGTCGACGGGTGCTTACAACATCGCTCTGACCGCTGCCAACTCCCAGGCGAACCACGCGTGCTCTGCGAGCGACACGCAGAAGGCGACCTGCTGA
- a CDS encoding prepilin-type N-terminal cleavage/methylation domain-containing protein, with protein sequence MDTRYDHLGPPSSDAGLSLVEVIVAMVLLAVVALAMVPVLVTGAETAARNREMSKASQYVATEIANAQQLKCFQVKQLVTGAGRGFVSPAAATGADGVPRAFSYYTLKDTFVDTPGESCKVGQTYTLTVTATPDSGTAQPVSATTQILVVP encoded by the coding sequence GTGGACACCCGGTACGACCACCTCGGCCCTCCGTCGAGTGATGCTGGACTGAGCCTCGTCGAAGTCATCGTCGCCATGGTGTTGCTCGCCGTCGTCGCGCTCGCCATGGTTCCCGTCCTCGTGACGGGCGCCGAGACGGCAGCTCGTAACAGGGAGATGTCGAAGGCGTCCCAGTACGTCGCCACGGAGATCGCTAATGCCCAGCAGCTGAAGTGCTTCCAGGTCAAGCAGTTGGTCACCGGCGCCGGCAGAGGCTTCGTCTCGCCGGCAGCCGCCACAGGAGCCGACGGAGTGCCTCGCGCCTTCAGTTATTACACGCTCAAGGACACGTTCGTAGACACTCCCGGAGAGTCGTGCAAGGTCGGACAGACCTACACCCTGACCGTGACCGCCACCCCGGATTCGGGGACGGCACAGCCGGTGAGTGCCACCACGCAGATATTGGTCGTCCCGTGA
- a CDS encoding prepilin peptidase, which yields MTSHLLVGGAALLGLLVGSFLNVVVWRVPRGLSVVSPPSACSSCGHRVRAVDNVPVLSWLLLRGRCRDCSARISIRYPLVELGTAVLFAGTAAWAGPTWHLPVYLYLAAVAVALALIDVDVHRLPDAIVKPSYVVVAGLLVAASALEGDWQALLRAAVGAVALYVVYAALAVARPGGMGWGDVKLAGVLGMALAWHSWSALAVGAFAAFLLGGVVGVALMAVRRAGRGTAMPFGPYMLAGAALGLVVGVPTVQWYLGVALA from the coding sequence GTGACCAGCCATCTGCTCGTCGGCGGAGCTGCCCTGCTCGGGCTGCTCGTCGGGTCCTTCCTCAACGTCGTCGTCTGGCGGGTGCCCCGGGGGCTGTCGGTGGTCAGCCCTCCCAGCGCCTGCTCGTCCTGCGGGCACCGCGTGCGTGCCGTCGACAACGTGCCCGTGCTCAGCTGGCTGCTCCTGCGCGGCCGCTGCCGCGACTGCAGCGCGCGCATCAGCATCCGCTACCCCCTGGTCGAGCTGGGGACGGCCGTGCTGTTCGCCGGCACCGCCGCGTGGGCGGGACCCACCTGGCACCTCCCGGTGTACCTGTACCTGGCAGCCGTCGCGGTCGCCCTGGCGCTCATCGACGTCGACGTGCACCGCCTGCCCGACGCGATCGTCAAGCCCTCCTACGTCGTGGTCGCGGGTCTGCTCGTGGCGGCCAGCGCGCTCGAGGGCGACTGGCAGGCGCTGCTGCGCGCTGCCGTCGGTGCTGTGGCTCTGTACGTCGTCTACGCCGCGCTGGCCGTCGCGCGGCCCGGAGGCATGGGCTGGGGAGACGTCAAGCTCGCCGGAGTGCTGGGCATGGCCCTCGCCTGGCACAGCTGGTCGGCCCTGGCCGTCGGCGCCTTCGCCGCCTTCCTCCTCGGAGGCGTGGTCGGCGTGGCGCTCATGGCCGTCCGCCGGGCCGGTCGCGGGACCGCCATGCCCTTCGGCCCGTACATGCTCGCGGGCGCCGCACTCGGACTGGTGGTGGGCGTTCCCACCGTCCAGTGGTACCTGGGCGTCGCACTCGCGTGA
- the pilM gene encoding type IV pilus assembly protein PilM, protein MRRTAIGLDIGSSSLRAAQVSFHRDGVQLERISQVGLPAGAVVNGEVVDAAALTDAVRLLWKQARFGSRRVALGVANQRVLVRQVELPPLSPADLKAALPFQVQEHLPMPADAAVLDFLPLAPVSGPGGTALVRGLLVAAPRDMVTTTVDAVQAAGLVVDTVDLTPFAVLRATRAPRDLDVEALVDIGARLTTVIVHSAGTPRFVRILLSGGDDITAAVSEAAAVPFAEAERLKRAAAGSDQVSPAVGAALSMSAQELVEEIRSSLDYDTATGGSVASRVVIVGGGSQLEGFPERLEEATGREVVRGDGLRGLRQRPGKKDLPPLSASDAASVGLALGGSR, encoded by the coding sequence GTGCGACGGACCGCCATCGGGCTCGACATCGGCAGCTCCTCGCTGCGCGCTGCCCAGGTCTCCTTCCACCGCGACGGCGTGCAGCTCGAGCGGATCTCCCAGGTGGGCCTGCCCGCGGGCGCGGTCGTCAACGGCGAGGTGGTCGACGCGGCCGCCCTCACCGACGCCGTCCGGCTGCTGTGGAAGCAGGCGAGATTCGGCTCCAGGCGGGTCGCGCTCGGTGTGGCCAACCAGCGCGTGCTGGTGCGCCAGGTGGAGCTGCCGCCGCTGAGCCCCGCTGACCTCAAGGCGGCGCTGCCCTTCCAGGTGCAGGAGCACCTGCCGATGCCCGCGGACGCCGCCGTCCTCGACTTCCTGCCGCTGGCGCCGGTCTCCGGCCCGGGCGGCACAGCGCTGGTGCGCGGCCTGCTCGTCGCCGCCCCCCGCGACATGGTCACCACCACGGTCGACGCCGTCCAGGCCGCCGGACTGGTGGTCGACACCGTCGACCTGACGCCGTTCGCCGTGCTGCGCGCCACGCGCGCCCCCCGCGACCTCGACGTCGAGGCGCTGGTGGACATCGGCGCCCGGCTCACCACCGTCATCGTGCACAGCGCGGGCACACCCCGCTTCGTCCGCATCCTGCTCAGCGGCGGAGACGACATCACCGCCGCCGTCAGCGAGGCGGCTGCCGTCCCCTTCGCCGAGGCCGAGCGGCTCAAGCGCGCCGCCGCCGGCAGCGACCAGGTCTCACCGGCCGTGGGGGCAGCGCTCTCGATGAGCGCCCAGGAGCTCGTCGAGGAGATCCGCAGCTCCCTCGACTACGACACCGCCACCGGCGGCAGCGTGGCCTCCCGCGTGGTCATCGTCGGTGGCGGCTCGCAGCTGGAAGGCTTCCCGGAGCGCCTCGAGGAGGCCACGGGCCGCGAGGTCGTGCGTGGAGACGGTCTGCGGGGTCTGCGCCAGCGGCCCGGCAAGAAGGACCTGCCGCCCCTGTCCGCCTCGGACGCAGCGTCCGTCGGCCTGGCCCTCGGAGGCTCGCGATGA
- a CDS encoding PilN domain-containing protein: MSAPTWSFGVPSQAPTQKLEQPAAPQADGPDPLAELREQIQRSWLGAGVDLLPEHYRVLRRVGAAQRGVVAGLLAVGLLLGGAAWQAHAATSSAEAELAEVNARQAALTAQAAQLAEVPKVLGELSTVQAARSTAFATDVRWYSYLDGLRNSVPTGVWLADLSWGSAGGSSTDAAAAGAASTAQPATTTEDATGTAGTQGTLTVKGRTQDPALVAAWLESVSATTGLADPSYSSLQRIDIDGTPVYEFTATVAVTDAALSHRFDTPASGAIGTSGAAAATTPATTSTPATGAGS; this comes from the coding sequence ATGAGCGCCCCCACCTGGTCCTTCGGTGTGCCCTCGCAGGCACCGACCCAGAAGCTCGAGCAGCCCGCAGCCCCGCAGGCGGACGGACCCGACCCGCTCGCGGAGCTGCGCGAGCAGATCCAGCGCTCGTGGCTCGGCGCCGGCGTCGACCTGCTGCCGGAGCACTACCGCGTCTTGCGCCGCGTCGGCGCTGCGCAGCGCGGAGTCGTCGCCGGCCTGCTCGCCGTCGGACTGCTTCTGGGCGGCGCCGCGTGGCAGGCCCACGCGGCGACCTCGAGCGCAGAGGCGGAGCTGGCCGAGGTGAATGCCCGCCAGGCCGCGCTGACCGCTCAGGCGGCACAGCTGGCGGAGGTCCCGAAGGTGCTGGGCGAGCTGTCGACCGTGCAGGCCGCGCGCTCGACCGCCTTCGCCACGGACGTGCGCTGGTACTCCTACCTCGACGGCCTGCGCAACTCGGTGCCCACCGGCGTGTGGTTGGCCGACCTCAGCTGGGGCTCGGCCGGCGGCTCCTCGACGGACGCCGCAGCCGCGGGTGCAGCCTCGACCGCCCAGCCCGCGACGACGACCGAGGACGCCACTGGGACGGCGGGCACCCAGGGCACGCTCACGGTCAAGGGCCGCACCCAGGACCCGGCGCTGGTCGCCGCCTGGCTCGAGTCCGTGTCGGCCACCACGGGCCTCGCCGACCCCAGCTACAGCAGCCTGCAGCGCATCGACATCGACGGCACCCCCGTCTACGAGTTCACCGCCACCGTGGCCGTGACCGACGCGGCGCTGTCCCACCGCTTCGACACACCCGCCAGCGGTGCGATCGGCACCAGTGGCGCAGCGGCCGCGACCACCCCGGCGACCACCTCGACCCCCGCGACGGGAGCCGGATCGTGA
- a CDS encoding LysM peptidoglycan-binding domain-containing protein has translation MSTSPFGTPPSSSAPSSAASTTDAAAGAARRGRALPIALGGGAVLAGGLAAALVLSSGGPDTATAVAGPADDTAVPVSRATSRSTATASPSPTSPFAATPSAEATAPSAGEVGATSTSNAAPTTSGASAETSTAPVPAAGGTSRNPFAALVLSAGTSNTGASDSTGATGGPSSSATGVPPVDAAPTTGSGTTTVVVPSPVPSTSATTDAAAVAAAQAARAAAAACAAALPALGSADSLLSAYAAGSADAATTAGAVLAPARSVLEAALTVPSSTSLGAALTASASGLLVLQGALSGGDAVTSGDVSQQLATDAATTAACSATGAAPAPGGSTSTAAKTVTVLAGDTLSSIARAHGTTPTALAQLNHLSDPDRIRVGQVLTLPA, from the coding sequence ATGTCCACCAGCCCCTTCGGGACGCCGCCCTCTTCTTCCGCTCCTTCCTCGGCTGCGTCCACCACCGACGCTGCCGCAGGGGCGGCTCGACGCGGTCGCGCGCTGCCCATCGCCCTCGGCGGCGGCGCGGTGCTGGCCGGAGGCCTGGCCGCGGCGCTGGTCCTCAGCAGTGGCGGTCCTGACACGGCGACGGCGGTCGCCGGCCCCGCGGACGACACGGCGGTGCCCGTCTCCAGGGCCACCTCGCGGTCCACGGCGACGGCCAGCCCCTCACCCACGTCGCCCTTCGCCGCCACGCCCTCCGCGGAGGCCACCGCCCCCTCGGCGGGGGAGGTCGGTGCGACCTCCACCTCGAACGCCGCGCCGACCACCTCCGGTGCCAGCGCTGAGACCTCCACGGCACCGGTCCCCGCCGCCGGCGGGACGTCCCGCAACCCCTTCGCGGCCCTCGTGCTGTCCGCGGGCACCTCGAACACCGGAGCCTCGGACTCCACCGGTGCCACGGGCGGACCCTCCAGCTCGGCCACCGGGGTCCCGCCCGTCGACGCCGCCCCGACCACCGGCTCGGGGACGACGACCGTCGTCGTCCCGTCGCCGGTGCCCTCGACGAGCGCGACGACCGACGCCGCCGCCGTGGCCGCCGCTCAGGCGGCCCGTGCGGCAGCGGCCGCCTGCGCAGCGGCCCTGCCGGCCCTGGGCTCCGCAGACTCCCTGCTCAGCGCCTACGCGGCGGGGTCGGCGGACGCGGCCACCACCGCGGGCGCTGTGCTCGCCCCCGCGCGCTCCGTGCTCGAAGCGGCGCTCACGGTCCCGTCCTCCACCAGCCTCGGCGCCGCGCTGACCGCGTCGGCCTCGGGCCTGCTCGTCCTCCAGGGAGCCCTCAGCGGCGGCGACGCGGTGACCTCCGGCGACGTCAGCCAGCAGCTGGCCACGGACGCGGCGACCACTGCCGCGTGCTCCGCCACGGGGGCGGCACCCGCCCCGGGCGGCTCCACCTCGACGGCGGCGAAGACGGTCACCGTCCTGGCGGGGGACACCCTCAGCTCGATCGCGCGGGCCCACGGCACGACCCCGACCGCGCTG